One genomic segment of Anticarsia gemmatalis isolate Benzon Research Colony breed Stoneville strain chromosome Z, ilAntGemm2 primary, whole genome shotgun sequence includes these proteins:
- the LOC142986268 gene encoding uncharacterized protein LOC142986268 isoform X1, which translates to MDASASPKPDADINKVYGFFLKIEGNEYSAPPRQKSTVIKYTKLPDFDFDTKVSWPTQNYMLPPRLRRIIALDDDDLKTNRSLRSNAIAPPQVMAANCTKRKIVTISEDDEHDLHPRITRDMRASPVKMSNRSIETDFKSEKHSSNRTTSRLTSFSKYTKETKSSAKTNSAYNKKEVNLTQQNYRGRNTSSVSVEHTKTKQIKDKESTRYSKSLNASKTNVSKHIVTPSESEKELTRLKNILYDNLKTNVCKKEKPRLSKEPPPQNKNKLNFKEMSVKHKPLTVIRVPLDEKYQKPKLRVLKSDATIKSNVESVEMLNTTDFGVNTDEIIQQITHVNIGTDPPISVDQVTEIDDTIYKCENTVQTECVREIFDSLEIPNVTLTKEKCEPRGGCKETVKLRSESLPNLQVPPFKICSSKEDVSSSDISFCQSASYIFSHATLTYTTKQKINFHVVDNNEEVSPNIPPSSLNYPINVVSVFNNELKNKNRHDNVSSDNTYKKKKNHSRDDYINCLNELNSLNCSYVFNKLMKPSDIISTIRVNNGLLQNDYICEQFQRELNFIDSFFESLQYLESCSLSDKCFTDKKVESLVNNSVLFDSTFDVKNSEYDNFLSKLENGANIDDTETMASKSLCLLNLLIRDEQRRAKNLLFVLKMREDALKDFTKSQILWLEKKKKHENTDISTLKKKQRGALLKLQHECGEMQRMRKALLTLSEKRKVALMKTKKNIELKLKNNVEVEQIILGKKKLKRSLSADRNSSPLKCFDLSSSGCEDSTTSRLNSDAPLPPEALAVTPVVAPAVAPAVVSVSSAEKCVQAGDALCSIFKQHDSNITAENFVAVDGGYLNILFHDLTLPQIFSSGKQYEVNEEALKNIINSTNNSHNNLSGTEVVDKLMDQIKNRELETSSPSTARSLVEEFDQYYRGLAEDDKFVPDSSEGERDSSDTIKVCEVKDSSVQFDYKTELPSKPSHQSISTMTCGEEDLFGSDMNLSENNIQLCDCESVITMESQCAQGKEPVVCASNQTQTGLQAGPLPVPVGAAAVDDVQPSDAPAWDPPKSSASTDSDTDSVSSQPQSASGSAVTTLSTPVQCEAEELRRQQLAIEREIKALEQQHCRLLVVREIPDKPPPPYTPPTETKPRPPRMFALEDDTEQRIENFFTDPVALKSEENKDAFDAFLKDYCQESLDRHKQEQSDKPWDTCNLLPQKPQVDTQKLVQNTCIEIKEVLTNVTPTTVSGVSSRRSDHIDDILFAEWRRCEPEWTTLHTDEAIVKYQLFESIFQKMLSETVDEYKKTVTPEVITTD; encoded by the exons ATGGATGCATCGGCATCGCCAAAACCAGATGCCGATATTAACAAAGTGTACGGTTTCTTTTTGAAGATAGAGGGTAATGAATACTCAGCGCCTCCGCGGCAAAAGAGCACAGTTATAAAATACACCAAGCTTCCTGACTTCGATTTTGACACAAAAG TGTCATGGCCTACACAAAACTACATGTTGCCACCGCGACTCAGGAGAATCATAGCCCTTGACGATGATGACTTGAAGACTAACAGGTCTTTAAGATCAAATGCAATTGCTCCACCTCAGGTCATGGCTGCTAACTGTACTAAAAGGAAAATTGTTACTATATCTGAAGATGATGAACATGACCTACATCCTAGGATTA CCAGGGACATGAGAGCCAGTCctgtcaaaatgtcaaataGATCAATTGAAACTGATTTCAAATCAGAGAAGCATTCATCAAACAGAACTACATCTAGACTTACTAGTTTTTCTAAAT ATACAAAAGAAACTAAATCCAGTGCCAAAACTAACAGTGCATATAATAAGAAGGAAGTGAATCTGACTCAACAAAATTATAGAGGAAGAAATACCTCCAGTGTGTCCGTGGAAcacactaaaacaaaacaaattaaagatAAAG AATCAACACGATATTCCAAAAGCTTGAATGCATCTAAAACTAATGTAAGCAAACACATAGTAACGCCAAGTGAAAGTGAAAAAGAGTTAAccagattaaaaaatattttgtatgacaacCTTAAAACAAATGTGTGTAAAAAAGAGAAACCTAGACTGAGTAAAGAACCACCCccacagaataaaaataagttaaacttCAAAGAAATGTCTGTAAAACATAAACCATTAACGGTAATAAGAGTTCCTTTAGATGAGAAATACCAAAAACCTAAATTAAGGGTTTTAAAGTCAGATGCTACTATCAAATCAAATGTTGAAAGTGTTGAAATGCTCAACACTACAGATTTCGGTGTAAATACAGATGAAATTATCCAGCAAATAACACATGTTAATATAGGCACTGATCCCCCTATATCAGTGGATCAAGTGACAGAAATCGATGATACTATTTACAAGTGCGAGAACACCGTGCAAACAGAATGTGTCAGAGAGATATTTGATAGTCTTGAAATACCAAATGTAACATTAACTAAGGAGAAGTGTGAACCGAGAGGAGGCTGTAAAGAAACTGTCAAGCTTCGGAGTGAGTCGTTACCTAATCTACAAGTGCCGCCTTTTAAAATATGCTCTTCAAAAGAAGACGTAAGCTCTAGCGATATTAGCTTCTGTCAGAGCGCTTCTTATATATTTAGCCATGCTACGTTAACATATACGACTAAACAGAAAATTAATTTCCACGTAGTTGATAATAACGAAGAGGTCAGTCCTAATATACCTCCTAGCTCATTGAATTATCCTATAAACGTTGTGTCTGTGTTTAACAACGagttaaagaataaaaacagGCATGATAACGTGTCGTCGGACAATACgtacaagaagaagaagaatcaCTCAAGGGACGACTATATAAACTGTCTAAACGAACTGAACTCACTTAATTGTTCCTAcgtctttaataaattaatgaaaccGTCGGATATAATTAGTACAATAAGAGTTAATAACGGTTTATTACAGAACGACTACATCTGTGAACAGTTCCAACGGGAGCTTAACTTTATAGATTCGTTTTTTGaatctttacaatatttagaaagTTGTTCCTTATCTGACAAATGTTTCACTGATAAAAAAGTTGAAAGTTTAGTCAATAATTCGGTGTTATTCGATTCCACTTTCGATGTCAAGAATTCAGAGTACGACAATTTCTTGTCGAAGCTTGAAAATGGCGCGAATATCGATGACACTGAAACAATGGCATCCAAGAGTCTTTGTCTG CTTAATTTACTCATTCGTGATGAGCAAAGACGAGCGAAAAATCTCTTGTTTGTGTTGAAGATGCGAGAGGATGCGCTTAAAGATTTTACTAAGTCCCAAATACTCTGGctagagaagaagaagaaacaCGAAAACACAGATATATCCACGTTGAAGAAGAAACAACGTGGAGCACTGCTCAAGTTGCAGCACGAGTGTGGGGAGATGCAACGTATGCGCAAAGCTTTACTCACGCTTTCCGAGAAACGAAAAGTGGCACTtatgaaaacaaagaaaaacatagAACTCAAATTGAAAAATAACGTTGAGGttgaacaaattattttagGAAAGAAAAAACTTAAAAGAAGTTTATCTGCAGACAGAAATTCTTCACCTCTGAAGTGTTTCGACTTATCGAGTAGTGGATGCGAGGACAGCACGACTTCAAGACTGAACTCGGACGCGCCGTTGCCACCGGAAGCGTTGGCAGTGACGCCGGTAGTAGCGCCCGCAGTAGCGCCCGCGGTGGTGAGTGTGTCGAGCGCCGAGAAGTGTGTTCAGGCCGGCGATGCGCTTTGTTCCATCTTCAAACAGCACGACTCCAACATAACGGCTGAGAACTTCGTGGCTGTCGACGGCGGATACTTAAACATTCTTTTCCATGATCTTACACTGCCACAGATTTTCAGTAGTGGCAAACAGTATGAAGTGAACGAGGAGgcactaaaaaatataattaattcgaCTAACAATAGTCATAATAATTTGAGTGGAACCGAAGTTGTCGATAAACTAATGGATCAGATTAAGAATAGAGAATTAGAAACCAGCTCACCGTCGACCGCTCGCAGTCTCGTGGAGGAGTTCGATCAGTATTACAGGGGTCTTGCAGAAGACGATAAGTTTGTTCCTGATTCTTCTGAGGGCGAGCGCGACAGTTCTGATACTATAAAAGTGTGCGAAGTTAAAGACTCGAGTGTACAGTTTGATTATAAAACGGAATTACCGTCGAAACCGTCTCATCAAAGTATTTCGACAATGACGTGTGGTGAGGAAGACTTGTTCGGTAGTGATATGAATTTGTCAGAGAATAATATTCAGTTGTGTGATTGTGAGTCAGTAATCACAATGGAAAGTCAGTGTGCACAAGGGAAAGAGCCGGTGGTGTGTGCTTCTAATCAAACGCAGACAGGACTGCAGGCTGGACCTCTGCCGGTACCGGTAGGCGCTGCCGCCGTCGACGATGTCCAGCCTTCCGATGCTCCTGCGTGGGACCCGCCTAAGTCAAGCGCATCTACCGATTCTG ACACAGACAGTGTCAGCAGTCAACCTCAGAGTGCCAGTGGCTCTGCAGTGACAACCCTCTCAACGCCAGTCCAGTGCGAAGCAGAGGAGCTGCGGAGACAGCAGCTAGCCATCGAGAGAGAG ATCAAAGCCTTAGAGCAGCAACACTGTCGGTTGCTGGTGGTCCGAGAGATTCCAGACAAACCGCCGCCTCCTTACACTCCGCCTACCGAAACTAAACCCAGGCCTCCGCGCATGTTCGCCCTAGAAGATGATACTGAACAGAGAATAGAAAACTTCTTTACAGACCCTGTTGCTCTAAAGTCTGAGGAAAACAAAGATGCTTTCGATGCGTTCCTAAAGGATTATTGCCAAGAATCTCTAGACAGGCATAAACAGGAACAAAGTGACAAACCTTGGGACACTTGTAATTTATTGCCTCAAAAACCACAGGTGGATACACAGAAACTAGTTCAAAACACTTGCATCGAGATCAAAGAAGTGTTAACCAACGTTACGCCTACGACAGTGTCTG GAGTATCGAGCCGGCGATCTGATCACATCGACGATATTCTGTTTGCGGAGTGGCGGCGGTGCGAGCCCGAGTGGACGACACTTCACACCGACGAGGCCATTGTCAAATATCAACTGTTCGAGAGCATCTTCCAGAAAATGCTCAGTGAAACTGTAGACGAATACAAAAAGACTGTAACCCCCGAAGTAATCACTACAGACTGA
- the LOC142986268 gene encoding uncharacterized protein LOC142986268 isoform X2, translated as MDASASPKPDADINKVYGFFLKIEGNEYSAPPRQKSTVIKYTKLPDFDFDTKARDMRASPVKMSNRSIETDFKSEKHSSNRTTSRLTSFSKYTKETKSSAKTNSAYNKKEVNLTQQNYRGRNTSSVSVEHTKTKQIKDKESTRYSKSLNASKTNVSKHIVTPSESEKELTRLKNILYDNLKTNVCKKEKPRLSKEPPPQNKNKLNFKEMSVKHKPLTVIRVPLDEKYQKPKLRVLKSDATIKSNVESVEMLNTTDFGVNTDEIIQQITHVNIGTDPPISVDQVTEIDDTIYKCENTVQTECVREIFDSLEIPNVTLTKEKCEPRGGCKETVKLRSESLPNLQVPPFKICSSKEDVSSSDISFCQSASYIFSHATLTYTTKQKINFHVVDNNEEVSPNIPPSSLNYPINVVSVFNNELKNKNRHDNVSSDNTYKKKKNHSRDDYINCLNELNSLNCSYVFNKLMKPSDIISTIRVNNGLLQNDYICEQFQRELNFIDSFFESLQYLESCSLSDKCFTDKKVESLVNNSVLFDSTFDVKNSEYDNFLSKLENGANIDDTETMASKSLCLLNLLIRDEQRRAKNLLFVLKMREDALKDFTKSQILWLEKKKKHENTDISTLKKKQRGALLKLQHECGEMQRMRKALLTLSEKRKVALMKTKKNIELKLKNNVEVEQIILGKKKLKRSLSADRNSSPLKCFDLSSSGCEDSTTSRLNSDAPLPPEALAVTPVVAPAVAPAVVSVSSAEKCVQAGDALCSIFKQHDSNITAENFVAVDGGYLNILFHDLTLPQIFSSGKQYEVNEEALKNIINSTNNSHNNLSGTEVVDKLMDQIKNRELETSSPSTARSLVEEFDQYYRGLAEDDKFVPDSSEGERDSSDTIKVCEVKDSSVQFDYKTELPSKPSHQSISTMTCGEEDLFGSDMNLSENNIQLCDCESVITMESQCAQGKEPVVCASNQTQTGLQAGPLPVPVGAAAVDDVQPSDAPAWDPPKSSASTDSDTDSVSSQPQSASGSAVTTLSTPVQCEAEELRRQQLAIEREIKALEQQHCRLLVVREIPDKPPPPYTPPTETKPRPPRMFALEDDTEQRIENFFTDPVALKSEENKDAFDAFLKDYCQESLDRHKQEQSDKPWDTCNLLPQKPQVDTQKLVQNTCIEIKEVLTNVTPTTVSGVSSRRSDHIDDILFAEWRRCEPEWTTLHTDEAIVKYQLFESIFQKMLSETVDEYKKTVTPEVITTD; from the exons ATGGATGCATCGGCATCGCCAAAACCAGATGCCGATATTAACAAAGTGTACGGTTTCTTTTTGAAGATAGAGGGTAATGAATACTCAGCGCCTCCGCGGCAAAAGAGCACAGTTATAAAATACACCAAGCTTCCTGACTTCGATTTTGACACAAAAG CCAGGGACATGAGAGCCAGTCctgtcaaaatgtcaaataGATCAATTGAAACTGATTTCAAATCAGAGAAGCATTCATCAAACAGAACTACATCTAGACTTACTAGTTTTTCTAAAT ATACAAAAGAAACTAAATCCAGTGCCAAAACTAACAGTGCATATAATAAGAAGGAAGTGAATCTGACTCAACAAAATTATAGAGGAAGAAATACCTCCAGTGTGTCCGTGGAAcacactaaaacaaaacaaattaaagatAAAG AATCAACACGATATTCCAAAAGCTTGAATGCATCTAAAACTAATGTAAGCAAACACATAGTAACGCCAAGTGAAAGTGAAAAAGAGTTAAccagattaaaaaatattttgtatgacaacCTTAAAACAAATGTGTGTAAAAAAGAGAAACCTAGACTGAGTAAAGAACCACCCccacagaataaaaataagttaaacttCAAAGAAATGTCTGTAAAACATAAACCATTAACGGTAATAAGAGTTCCTTTAGATGAGAAATACCAAAAACCTAAATTAAGGGTTTTAAAGTCAGATGCTACTATCAAATCAAATGTTGAAAGTGTTGAAATGCTCAACACTACAGATTTCGGTGTAAATACAGATGAAATTATCCAGCAAATAACACATGTTAATATAGGCACTGATCCCCCTATATCAGTGGATCAAGTGACAGAAATCGATGATACTATTTACAAGTGCGAGAACACCGTGCAAACAGAATGTGTCAGAGAGATATTTGATAGTCTTGAAATACCAAATGTAACATTAACTAAGGAGAAGTGTGAACCGAGAGGAGGCTGTAAAGAAACTGTCAAGCTTCGGAGTGAGTCGTTACCTAATCTACAAGTGCCGCCTTTTAAAATATGCTCTTCAAAAGAAGACGTAAGCTCTAGCGATATTAGCTTCTGTCAGAGCGCTTCTTATATATTTAGCCATGCTACGTTAACATATACGACTAAACAGAAAATTAATTTCCACGTAGTTGATAATAACGAAGAGGTCAGTCCTAATATACCTCCTAGCTCATTGAATTATCCTATAAACGTTGTGTCTGTGTTTAACAACGagttaaagaataaaaacagGCATGATAACGTGTCGTCGGACAATACgtacaagaagaagaagaatcaCTCAAGGGACGACTATATAAACTGTCTAAACGAACTGAACTCACTTAATTGTTCCTAcgtctttaataaattaatgaaaccGTCGGATATAATTAGTACAATAAGAGTTAATAACGGTTTATTACAGAACGACTACATCTGTGAACAGTTCCAACGGGAGCTTAACTTTATAGATTCGTTTTTTGaatctttacaatatttagaaagTTGTTCCTTATCTGACAAATGTTTCACTGATAAAAAAGTTGAAAGTTTAGTCAATAATTCGGTGTTATTCGATTCCACTTTCGATGTCAAGAATTCAGAGTACGACAATTTCTTGTCGAAGCTTGAAAATGGCGCGAATATCGATGACACTGAAACAATGGCATCCAAGAGTCTTTGTCTG CTTAATTTACTCATTCGTGATGAGCAAAGACGAGCGAAAAATCTCTTGTTTGTGTTGAAGATGCGAGAGGATGCGCTTAAAGATTTTACTAAGTCCCAAATACTCTGGctagagaagaagaagaaacaCGAAAACACAGATATATCCACGTTGAAGAAGAAACAACGTGGAGCACTGCTCAAGTTGCAGCACGAGTGTGGGGAGATGCAACGTATGCGCAAAGCTTTACTCACGCTTTCCGAGAAACGAAAAGTGGCACTtatgaaaacaaagaaaaacatagAACTCAAATTGAAAAATAACGTTGAGGttgaacaaattattttagGAAAGAAAAAACTTAAAAGAAGTTTATCTGCAGACAGAAATTCTTCACCTCTGAAGTGTTTCGACTTATCGAGTAGTGGATGCGAGGACAGCACGACTTCAAGACTGAACTCGGACGCGCCGTTGCCACCGGAAGCGTTGGCAGTGACGCCGGTAGTAGCGCCCGCAGTAGCGCCCGCGGTGGTGAGTGTGTCGAGCGCCGAGAAGTGTGTTCAGGCCGGCGATGCGCTTTGTTCCATCTTCAAACAGCACGACTCCAACATAACGGCTGAGAACTTCGTGGCTGTCGACGGCGGATACTTAAACATTCTTTTCCATGATCTTACACTGCCACAGATTTTCAGTAGTGGCAAACAGTATGAAGTGAACGAGGAGgcactaaaaaatataattaattcgaCTAACAATAGTCATAATAATTTGAGTGGAACCGAAGTTGTCGATAAACTAATGGATCAGATTAAGAATAGAGAATTAGAAACCAGCTCACCGTCGACCGCTCGCAGTCTCGTGGAGGAGTTCGATCAGTATTACAGGGGTCTTGCAGAAGACGATAAGTTTGTTCCTGATTCTTCTGAGGGCGAGCGCGACAGTTCTGATACTATAAAAGTGTGCGAAGTTAAAGACTCGAGTGTACAGTTTGATTATAAAACGGAATTACCGTCGAAACCGTCTCATCAAAGTATTTCGACAATGACGTGTGGTGAGGAAGACTTGTTCGGTAGTGATATGAATTTGTCAGAGAATAATATTCAGTTGTGTGATTGTGAGTCAGTAATCACAATGGAAAGTCAGTGTGCACAAGGGAAAGAGCCGGTGGTGTGTGCTTCTAATCAAACGCAGACAGGACTGCAGGCTGGACCTCTGCCGGTACCGGTAGGCGCTGCCGCCGTCGACGATGTCCAGCCTTCCGATGCTCCTGCGTGGGACCCGCCTAAGTCAAGCGCATCTACCGATTCTG ACACAGACAGTGTCAGCAGTCAACCTCAGAGTGCCAGTGGCTCTGCAGTGACAACCCTCTCAACGCCAGTCCAGTGCGAAGCAGAGGAGCTGCGGAGACAGCAGCTAGCCATCGAGAGAGAG ATCAAAGCCTTAGAGCAGCAACACTGTCGGTTGCTGGTGGTCCGAGAGATTCCAGACAAACCGCCGCCTCCTTACACTCCGCCTACCGAAACTAAACCCAGGCCTCCGCGCATGTTCGCCCTAGAAGATGATACTGAACAGAGAATAGAAAACTTCTTTACAGACCCTGTTGCTCTAAAGTCTGAGGAAAACAAAGATGCTTTCGATGCGTTCCTAAAGGATTATTGCCAAGAATCTCTAGACAGGCATAAACAGGAACAAAGTGACAAACCTTGGGACACTTGTAATTTATTGCCTCAAAAACCACAGGTGGATACACAGAAACTAGTTCAAAACACTTGCATCGAGATCAAAGAAGTGTTAACCAACGTTACGCCTACGACAGTGTCTG GAGTATCGAGCCGGCGATCTGATCACATCGACGATATTCTGTTTGCGGAGTGGCGGCGGTGCGAGCCCGAGTGGACGACACTTCACACCGACGAGGCCATTGTCAAATATCAACTGTTCGAGAGCATCTTCCAGAAAATGCTCAGTGAAACTGTAGACGAATACAAAAAGACTGTAACCCCCGAAGTAATCACTACAGACTGA
- the LOC142986321 gene encoding uncharacterized protein LOC142986321, with product MLFMRRFTPSFEVEVDEDSERLTYFGYKRDYPKFVAWLDLAEIQQMRDYVEMTFEQRAMWFDGKMDGKKAMFKAVIGGENHDFACVEPTNYYKCNICDMFVPLPFYKRHERSEMHKNYAMLADMLARPIDFQTEFDVDWEINDPHIEDPIDPTIFFCESCCEVVKIVNKQQHDTSAMHLSRISKQYLSVENIMFYIRFYCQYMIDNYLAYPPSVTESESSTEELEPWSDSYFEWHEPDQNIECWTDDEINDMTEQEGNGSVAQNLEEAECESQRRTPLYLPYVGGVRTEGNLKDKTDNEMKNEHICIPTPNGEVRVSFYNFHGIKNMSPRQKFCILCKYWYPPDRDFSHIQTEKHVKNIEQPLNSNFERELFTNKEWSHCVLCNDIVATGNDHATYTPRHAEVKEQVTVENEDAPLHSYCNACGENVELENISEHINSSQHKAYLALHPDKDEKNRLLQQLLFCKLCNVQVPVGGSLVHNSGKRHLRLAREYQQEHEALMPAARESDSSSDEM from the exons ATGCTGTTTATGCGAAGATTCACACCA TCGTTCGAGGTTGAGGTTGACGAGGATTCCGAGCGATTAACCTATTTTGGGTACAAGAGAGATTACCCAAAATTCGTGGCATGGCTAGATCTCGCCGAAATACAACAAATGCGTGACTACGTAGAGATGACATTCGAACAGAGAGCCATGTGGTTTGACGGAAAAATGGATGGCAAAAAGGCAATGTTTAAAGCAGTGATTGGAGGAGAAAATCACGACTTCGCGTGTGTTG AGCCAACAAACTACTACAAGTGCAACATATGCGATATGTTCGTGCCATTACCATTCTATAAACGGCACGAAAGGAGCGAAATGCATAAAAATTATGCGATGCTGGCTGACATGCTTGCAAGACCTATAGATTTCCAAACCGAATTCGATGTTGATTGGGAAATTAATGATCCTCATATAGAGGATCCGATAGATCCTACAATCTTTTTCTGCGAAAGTTGTTGTGAAGTTGTTAAGATAGTTAATAAGCAGCAACATGACACTTCCGCTATGCACCTGAGTCGGATAAGCAAACAGTATCTGTCCGTGGAAAATATAATGTTCTATATTCGCTTCTATTGCCAATATATGATAGATAATTATTTAGCGTATCCACCTAGCGTGACAGAGTCGGAGTCGTCGACGGAAGAACTAGAGCCCTGGAGTGATAGTTACTTTGAGTGGCATGAACCTGACCAGAACATTGAATGTTGGACTGATGATGAGATTAATGATATGACTGAGCAAGAAGGTAATGGGAGTGTGGCACAAAACTTAGAGGAAGCAGAGTGCGAATCACAACGTCGAACTCCTTTATATTTGCCATACGTGGGTGGGGTTCGGACAGAGGGTAACCTTAAAGATAAGACtgataatgaaatgaaaaatgaacATATATGTATTCCAACCCCAAACGGCGAAGTGAGAGttagtttttataatttccATGGCATAAAAAATATGTCTCCTCGACAAAAGTTCTGTATACTTTGTAAATACTGGTATCCACCGGACCGTGACTTTTCTCACATTCAAACTGAAAAACACGTCAAGAACATAGAGCAACCACTGAACAGCAATTTCGAGAGAGAACTA TTTACCAATAAGGAGTGGAGTCATTGCGTTTTATGCAATGACATAGTAGCGACTGGCAATGACCACGCTACTTACACACCACGACATGCAGAAGTAAAGGAACAAGTGACAGTTGAAAATGAGGACGCTCCATTGCATTCGTATTGCAATGCCTGCGGAGAGAACGTAGAATTAGAAAATATCAGTGAACATATAAATAGTTCGCAACATAAGGCATATTTGGCCTTACACCCAGACAAGGACGAGAAAAACAGGTTActacaacaattattattttgtaagctCTGCAATGTCCAGGTTCCAGTCGGAGGCAGTTTGGTGCACAATTCAGGCAAACGGCACTTGAGATTAGCGCGGGAATATCAACAGGAACACGAAGCATTAATGCCAGCGGCTAGAGAGTCAGACTCAAGTTCCGACGAAATGTAA
- the magu gene encoding SPARC related modular calcium binding-like protein magu isoform X6 translates to MIAQCSGEPVAVARKGPCVDGQSSCLIALRYALNAQSGMWSAYVPRCRADGTYAAVQCASAGAAAGCWCVTPDGKPLPDTSVRNGRPDCTRTGKSHTRRRSSVRGQRNKRTCTRTDRAQFNSNLIKIFTGEYERARSEAAGNAEPRTVADWKFRELDRDRSDALQKSEYRGLRRLIKKVVKPKRCARAWARGCDGDGDGDIAHEEWVACLLVNPEPPAPDFSLRFFMSLNADDDSGPEAEPDYNEEEPPPDPSAVLPGIVRNSFAPDGSDAESRREDEANDCLTDRQAVLDEQKAGGAALYVPECTGDGRYARAQCYRSTGYCWCVHQDTGKPIPGSSVKDRRPDCDAAPQHASPMRGCPEPMKSNFLRDLMGFFISKMTTSINGTGPGDMVKWGASKEEQAATWTYVMLDKDKNKALERREWKAFHQLISNVEPLRRCGRKLPRYCDVNHDTKISITEWMACLEVTQGSHTHTTEATKAPANPRRKGPNPLESFLKADD, encoded by the exons ACGGGCAGTCTTCGTGTTTGATAGCGTTGCGCTACGCGTTAAACGCACAGAGCGGCATGTGGTCAGCCTACGTGCCGAGGTGTCGCGCTGATGGCACCTATGCCGCAGTGCAATGCGCCAGTGCTGGAGCTGCTGCCGGCTGCTGGTGCGTCACTCCTGACGGCAAACCACTCCCTGACACTTCGGTCAGAAACGGCCGCCCAGACTGCACCAGAACCG GTAAATCCCACACGAGGCGGCGCTCCTCCGTCCGCGGTCAACGCAATAAAAGAA CGTGTACGAGGACCGATCGTGCTCAATTCAACAGTAACCTGATCAAGATCTTCACTGGGGAGTACGAGAGGGCCCGGTCAGAGGCAGCCGGCAACGCGGAACCAAGGACTGTTGCCGATTGGAAGTTTAGGGAGCTCGACCGAGACAGGAGCGACGCGCTGCAAAAGTCTGAGTACAGGGGACTCAGACGACTAATCAAAAAG GTGGTAAAACCAAAGAGGTGTGCTCGCGCGTGGGCCCGCGGCTGTGACGGCGATGGCGACGGAGACATCGCTCACGAGGAGTGGGTCGCGTGCCTGCTCGTCAACCCGGAGCCGCCCGCACCGGACT tctCTCTCCGTTTCTTCATGTCGTTGAACGCAGACGATGACAGCGGTCCGGAAGCCGAGCCCGACTACAACGAGGAGGAACCGCCCCCTGACCCGAGCGCAG TACTACCCGGAATAGTGAGGAACTCGTTTGCACCAGACGGCTCTGATGCTGAATCGAGGAGAGAGGACGAAGCTAACGATTGTCTGACAGACAGACAAGCAGTTTTAGATGAACAG AAGGCGGGTGGTGCTGCCCTCTATGTGCCGGAGTGTACGGGCGACGGCCGGTACGCAAGGGCTCAGTGCTACCGGTCCACGGGCTATTGTTGGTGCGTACATCAAGACACCGGCAAACCAATACCAGGCTCTTCGGTCAAGGACAGACGTCCTGACTGCGATGCTGCTCCACAACATGCCAGCCCTATGAGAG GTTGTCCGGAGCCAATGAAGAGCAACTTTCTTCGTGATCTGATGGGCTTCTTCATATCCAAGATGACCACATCCATCAACGGCACTGGACCAGG GGATATGGTGAAATGGGGAGCTTCAAAAGAAGAGCAAGCAGCTACATGGACATACGTGATGTTAGACAAGGACAAAAACAAGGCCTTGGAGCGTCGAGAGTGGAAGGCGTTCCACCAGTTGATATCGAATGTGGAGCCTCTGCGACGTTGTGGACGCAAGCTGCCGAGGTATTGTGACGTCAACCATGACACCAAGATTAGTATTACCGAGTGGATGGCCTGTCTTGAAGTCACGCAGGGATCACACACTCACACAA cTGAAGCAACGAAGGCTCCAGCTAACCCGAGACGAAAGGGTCCCAATCCCTTGGAGTCGTTCCTAAAAGCTGACGACTAA